The sequence CGCACTTGGTTAAAACAAGAACGCTTAAACCATAATCTTACCATGCGACAACTCGCCGAACGCCTCAATCGCCCACACTCTTATGTACAACGTGTCGAAGAAGGCGATCGCCGTCTCGATGTTGTTGAATTTGTGTGGTATTGCCAAGCCCTAGACATTGAACCTTCTATAGGGCTACAACTCGTTCTTAAGCTATCCACAACAGAATAACGCAACATAGTGACAGGTTATGTCATCTAAATTTTTATTTTTTAATTTTCTTAATTTAACCAGCCGATAATAATTTTGTTATAATAATAACAATCGATTTTTATCATTAGGATATCATATGAATACTTTAACCGCACTCTCTCCACTCGATGGTCGTTACGCATCTAAATGTGATGCCTTACGTCCTTTTTTATCTGAATTTGGTTTAATCCATGCTCGTATAACAGTTGAAATTCGTTGGTTGCAAGCTCTTGCTAATCACCCTGAAATTAATGAAATTCAACCATTTTCTGCAGAAACCAATGCTAAATTAAATGCGATTATTGATAATTTCTCGCTTGACAATGCACAACGTATTAAAGAAATCGAACGTACCACCAATCACGATGTTAAAGCAGTTGAATATTTTTTAAAAGAGCAAATTGCTGATATTGATGAATTAAAAAATGCAGGTGAGTTTATTCATTTTGCG comes from Moraxella sp. ZY210820 and encodes:
- a CDS encoding helix-turn-helix domain-containing protein translates to MTKSIYSPEMVTLRTWLKQERLNHNLTMRQLAERLNRPHSYVQRVEEGDRRLDVVEFVWYCQALDIEPSIGLQLVLKLSTTE